GTGGTACGAAAATCGTGGTAGAAGCTGATCACCCCGCGCACCTCGGCCTGGCTGAGGTTGAGGGCATGGGCGATCTCGGCGACGGCGCAGTCGGGGATGTAGCCGGCGCCGGCCTGGATGGCGTGGAGGATCGGCAACAGGGCGCCGGCGGTATCCTGCTCACGGGCCAGGACGCGTTGGATCAAGGGCAGGTGGTTCAAGTCATCAGGCATACAGCAGACCTCGGCATCCCGGGGCAGCCCGTTGGCGGGCGGCGGTCCGGCGGTGTTCAGCTGTGGTGCGCGGGCCAGCTCACGGTGGCGGCAGGCCGGGCACCTTCCTTGTCCATGGCCGGGCGTCTAGCTGCGCTCGGTCCACGGGCATCCTCAGAGCATGGCAGTTATTGCACGAGGGGGTTGTGCGCGGGCGACCCGGCGCGTCCTGAAACCGACCACCGGAGGTGCCATCATGAGTCAGTTGCTTGCTCGTGTAGGAGCGGCCTTGTGTCGCGAAAGGGCTGCGCAGCAACCCCGGAATTTCAGCGTTGACGCAAAGATTGCCGGGGCCGCTTTGCGGCCCTTTCGCGACACAAGGCCGCTCCTACAAGGAGAGCGCAGGCGGTCAGTCCAGCACTACATGGGGCAGGAAACGCGAGCTGTCCTTGGTGATCAGCGTGTCGTCTTCACGAATGCCGATCCCCGAGGCCAGGTCACCGATCACCCAGGAGCCGATCAGGGTGTAGCTGTCGCCGAACTTGGGCAACGGCGCAAAGCCCTGCAGGATGTACGGCGCATCGTCGTAGGGCCCATCCTCGAACACCCGCTGGTCGTCGGCGGTGCGGATATCCACGTTGGCACCCTCGCGGGAGAAGTACGGCTTGCGTACCCAGCCCTTGGGCACCGGGCGTCGCGGGTCTTGGTCGAGAAACGCCGGCAGCAGGTTCGGGTGCCCTTCGTGCCATTCCCACAGCAGCGGCAGGATGCCCTTGTTGGAGATCAGCGCCTTCCACGCCGGTTCCACGAACTGGGTATCGCAGCCGGCGATGGCCTGGCCGAAGTCCTCGTGGAAGATATGCTCCCAGGCGTGCAGCTTGAACAGGCGCGGGATCGGCCGGCCTTCGAGATCGACGAAGCGCCCTTCGCCGCTCAGGCCGATGTCCTCCAGGTCGATATGCCGGGTGCTGATCCCCACGTGCCCGGCCATCTTGCGCAGAAAATCCGTGGTACCACGGTCCTCGACGGA
This window of the Pseudomonas mosselii genome carries:
- a CDS encoding glutathionylspermidine synthase family protein — protein: MRKISIDERPDWRATAEREGFAFHTIDGERYWDERGYYQFSEAQVSRDLEAPTQELHAMCLDAVERIVDSEALMTRLAIPPAFFDLVRLSWKEGHPHLYGRFDFSYDGQGPAKLIEANYDTPTSLYEAAAFQLIWLEQQIERGVLPAHASQFNTLAEDLVRAFGAFERESPFYFSAIAGSVEDRGTTDFLRKMAGHVGISTRHIDLEDIGLSGEGRFVDLEGRPIPRLFKLHAWEHIFHEDFGQAIAGCDTQFVEPAWKALISNKGILPLLWEWHEGHPNLLPAFLDQDPRRPVPKGWVRKPYFSREGANVDIRTADDQRVFEDGPYDDAPYILQGFAPLPKFGDSYTLIGSWVIGDLASGIGIREDDTLITKDSSRFLPHVVLD